The genome window TCGTCGAGATCGGCCGGGGCAGGTTCGCTGCCGGAAGGGTGCGAGAGATCCTCGGCACCGGCGACAGGACGCTCGCGGGGCCGTCGCTCCCGGCGAAGGGCCTGACGCTGGTGAGAGTCGAATACGGGACGGAGGATGGATGAACCGTCACAGCGCAGCAGCGGTGTTTCTGGCGGCATCCGTTGCCGCCTGGTGCGGGTGCGGAGCCTCCTCGGCCCGTTCCGGGAGTTCCGGCGACCGCGTGCAGGCCGTGCCCGACGAGAGCGTGGTTGATCCCTACGGCGATCCCGTCGTCTATCCCGGGGATCCGTTCGAAGGCTTCCCCGTCGTGAACGAGCTGACGTATCCGGGAGAGTCGGGTACGGGTGTCGTGGAGCCTCCCGCAGCAGGTTCCTGGGCCGTCCAGGTGGCGGCATGCGCAGCCGAGGAAGATGCGGCGAGGCTTGCAGGGATCGCATCGGCGGCCACCGGGCTCGTGAGCCGTATCGACTTCGAGGGCTCCTGGTGGAAGGTGAGGCTCGGTTCCTACGAGAGCAGGGAGGATGCAGGGGAGGGGCTCGAGACCGCCAGGTCGTACGGATACGGCGATGCCTGGATAGTGGAGCTCCTGCCTTGACACGGATCGGCGCCCTCCGCAATAATCCGGCCGATTCGGAGCGGGAATAGCTCAGTTGGTAGAGCTCCACCTTGCCAAGGTGGAGGTCGCGGGTTCGAGTCCCGTTTCCCGCTCCACAACCTCCCCCGCCGTCTCTGTCATGGCCTTTCCTGGATCGACCCGGGACTGCGGGGACGGACATGCCAGCAGACCGGCGAGGCGGCGTAGCCAAGTGGTAAGGCAGCGGATTGCAAATCCGCCATACAGCGGTTCGACCCCGCTCGCCGCCTCCATTCCCCCGACAGCCCCGGAATCCGCCGGAGCCCCCCTGTGAAGGCCTGGAGATCCGCGGGCTTCCTGCTGGCCCTCCTCTGCCTGGCGTCCTTCATCATCGGATACGCGCTCGGAGATCCGTCGCTCGTCTTCAGGAAGGCCGCCACGGTGTGCCTCGAGTGCATCGGGGTCGGATGACCCGCGGGACCGTCAGGATCCTGTCGCAGGCCGTCTCGGCTCTGGCGGCGAACCTTCATCTCGCGGGCTGGCTCGACGGGACCCTCTACAGAGGCCCCGCCAAGGCCTTCTGCATCCCCGGGCTCCACTGCTATTCGTGCCCTTCGGCCGTGCTGGCGTGCCCCGTCGGTTCCGTCCAGAACCTGCTGGCCACTCCGGGCGGCCTCGCCGGGCTGTCCTCCCCGGCCTTCGGGCTCTGGACCCTGGCCGGGGTGGCGGGTTTCGTGATGCTGCCCGGATTCCTGGCGGGGCGGATCGCCTGCTCGCACATGTGCCCGTTCGGGCTGTTCCAGGACATCCTCCATCTCGTGCGGCTGCCCCCCCTCGACCTGCCGGACTCCCTACGGAGGGCGAAGTATGCCGTGCTGGCGGTCTTCGTCCTGCTTCTGCCGCTGCTGCTGCGCACCGAACCCGGCGGTGGCGGCGACCCGTGGTTCTGCAAGGCGGTGTGCCCGGCCGGGACTGTCTGGGCGGGATGGCCCCTCGTCCTCTTCGACGCGGGCAGGACCCTCCGGACGGGTTTCCTCTTCGCGTGGAAGTCGGCCGTCGCCGCAGCGGTGGTCGCCCTCTCGACCTCGGTCAGCCGCCCGTTCTGCAGGTATCTGTGCCCCCTGGGCGCCGCCTGGGGGCTCGCGGGGAGGGGATCGGTGTTCTCGATGAGGGTTTCGGACGCCTGCACGGGTTGCGGAACGTGCCGGAGGGTCTGCCCGATGGGGATAGAGATCAGGTTCGATCCCTCCTCGGCGGAGTGCATCAGGTGCGGCCGCTGCATCGGAGCGTGCCCCGCGGGCGCGCTTTCGCACTCAGCGCGCAGGGGACGTCCGCAGGCCGTGCGCGCCAGGCGGTCCGACCTCGCCTGGATCGGCCTAGTGGCGGTGCTTCTCGTGCCGGTGGCGCTCCATGTCGCCGATCACGGAGAGATGACGGCAGCCACGGGCGGATCGCCCGCCTTCGAGGGCGGACGGGCCCTCGACAGCCTTCTCGCAGCGGGCGCAGGCAGGCCGGTCATCCTGAACTTCTGGGCTACATGGTGCACGCCATGCATCAGGGAGCTGCCGGAGATCGAAGCTGCACTGGCCGGAGGCTCTGTGCCGGTGACGGTGATAGGGGTGGACATAGGCGATCCCGAACCGGAGCCCTTCAGGCGGTATGCCTCGCAGGCCGGACTCTCCTTTCCGCTCGTCTGGGTCGATCCGGAGACTGCCGCCCTGCTCGAGGAGAGGTACCGTCTCCCGGGCCTCCTCCCCTCGACGATGGTGCTCGACGGTGGCGGGGCCGAGGTGGCGAGGATCTCCGGGGCGCGCGACAGGGCGTTCTTCGAGGAACTGGTGTCGGGGCTCGGGGAGTCCGGCTCCCCGCCGGGGGAGGATGAGGCCCTGCAGGCCGGGGGAGCGGTCCACATCAACCTTGTCGGCACCCCGGGAGACCCCGCCTACGAGGCGCTCTCGGCCGAGGCCCTGACTCTCGCCGGAGCCGGCGGGGTCACTGCCTTCGATCCGTCGGTCCCGGCGGACAGCCAGGCGATGGCCGCCCTCTCCCTTCCGTTCCTCGGGCATCCGTATGCCCAGGCCTGCGTGGGGGCGGCCTGCGGCAGGCCTTCCTCCGATCCGGGAACCCTTCGCCAGACCGTGGAAGCCCTGTGACCCGGCTCCCGGCTCCTCACCGCCATGCCCGGGCCTGGACCTGGGCGGACAGGGGCGGGGGCTTTACAGCAGGGGCGAGCTTTGAGATATCCGTGCCGAAAGTGGGATCCATACATCGCGGAGGTGTGCATTGAAGATCCAGGAGCAGATCAAGGACGGCGTGACGATACTCAGGGTGTCCGGCAAGCTCA of Candidatus Fermentibacter sp. contains these proteins:
- a CDS encoding SPOR domain-containing protein: MNRHSAAAVFLAASVAAWCGCGASSARSGSSGDRVQAVPDESVVDPYGDPVVYPGDPFEGFPVVNELTYPGESGTGVVEPPAAGSWAVQVAACAAEEDAARLAGIASAATGLVSRIDFEGSWWKVRLGSYESREDAGEGLETARSYGYGDAWIVELLP
- a CDS encoding CD1871A family CXXC motif-containing protein, whose product is MKAWRSAGFLLALLCLASFIIGYALGDPSLVFRKAATVCLECIGVG
- a CDS encoding 4Fe-4S binding protein, whose amino-acid sequence is MTRGTVRILSQAVSALAANLHLAGWLDGTLYRGPAKAFCIPGLHCYSCPSAVLACPVGSVQNLLATPGGLAGLSSPAFGLWTLAGVAGFVMLPGFLAGRIACSHMCPFGLFQDILHLVRLPPLDLPDSLRRAKYAVLAVFVLLLPLLLRTEPGGGGDPWFCKAVCPAGTVWAGWPLVLFDAGRTLRTGFLFAWKSAVAAAVVALSTSVSRPFCRYLCPLGAAWGLAGRGSVFSMRVSDACTGCGTCRRVCPMGIEIRFDPSSAECIRCGRCIGACPAGALSHSARRGRPQAVRARRSDLAWIGLVAVLLVPVALHVADHGEMTAATGGSPAFEGGRALDSLLAAGAGRPVILNFWATWCTPCIRELPEIEAALAGGSVPVTVIGVDIGDPEPEPFRRYASQAGLSFPLVWVDPETAALLEERYRLPGLLPSTMVLDGGGAEVARISGARDRAFFEELVSGLGESGSPPGEDEALQAGGAVHINLVGTPGDPAYEALSAEALTLAGAGGVTAFDPSVPADSQAMAALSLPFLGHPYAQACVGAACGRPSSDPGTLRQTVEAL